Proteins encoded in a region of the Clostridium butyricum genome:
- a CDS encoding heavy-metal-associated domain-containing protein: MEKKILIEGMSCNHCVSHVKEALSGIDGVLSVVVNLEGKYALVNANNVTDDQLRNAIEDEGYDVVEIK, translated from the coding sequence ATGGAAAAGAAAATTTTAATTGAAGGAATGTCATGTAATCATTGTGTATCACACGTAAAGGAAGCTTTAAGCGGAATTGATGGAGTGTTATCAGTAGTAGTAAACTTAGAAGGAAAGTATGCATTGGTAAATGCTAATAATGTTACTGATGATCAATTAAGAAATGCTATAGAAGATGAAGGTTATGATGTAGTTGAAATCAAATAA
- a CDS encoding heavy metal translocating P-type ATPase, protein MKKSLKIEGMTCSACANRIERFVRKLDGINEANVNFAVETLNVDFDENKVTCDDIENTVVKCGYKVKKNLKTYTFKIEGMTCSACANRVERVTKKLDGVENSSVNFATENLTVNIDEDIIGYAKIKEAVDKAGYKLIKEEEKDSGKSKIDESKLLLIRFIVSACFSIPLLIITMGHMVGMPLPNIIDPMNNSLNFAIIQIILTLPVMIIGYKFYKVGLKNLFKLSPNMDSLIAISTLAAFIYGIFGIYKIKAGDSHYAMHLYFESVAVILTLITLGKYLESVSKGKTSQAIKALMGLAPKTATIIRDNKEMTIPIEEVISGDIVIVKPGEKIPVDGEVIEGNTSIDESMLTGESIPVEKTIGSSVVGASINKTGFIKYRATKVGKDTALSQIVKLVEEAQGSKAPIAKMADVISSYFVPTVIILAVIASIGWLIAGETPLFAITIFIAVLVIACPCALGLATPTAIMVGTGKGAENGVLIKGGEALETAHLINTIVFDKTGTITEGKPIVTDIISSGISEDELLVIAASAEKGSEHPLGEAIVKCAEEKKLNFKNIDKFNAIPGHGIEVKIDDKEVLLGNRKLMDDKKIKFENISKSNNSDLFEQGNNLAEQGKTPMYIAINNNLVGIIAVADIVKPSSKKAIESLHNMGIKVAMITGDNKKTAEAIAKQVGIDLVLSEVLPEDKANEVKKLQKDNLKVAMVGDGINDAPALAQADVGIAIGSGTDVAIESADIVLMKSDLMDVTTAIKLSRATIKNIKQNLFWAFGYNVLGIPVAMGILHIFGGPLLNPMIAAAAMSLSSVSVLTNALRLRKFNPEV, encoded by the coding sequence ATGAAAAAATCATTAAAGATAGAAGGGATGACATGTTCAGCCTGTGCAAACAGGATCGAAAGATTTGTAAGAAAATTAGATGGAATAAATGAAGCTAATGTGAACTTTGCAGTAGAAACATTAAATGTGGATTTTGATGAAAATAAAGTTACTTGTGATGATATAGAAAATACTGTTGTTAAATGTGGGTATAAGGTAAAAAAGAATCTTAAAACTTATACATTTAAGATTGAAGGAATGACATGTTCAGCTTGTGCTAATAGAGTTGAGAGAGTAACAAAAAAACTTGATGGTGTTGAAAACTCATCTGTAAATTTTGCAACAGAAAATCTTACTGTAAATATTGATGAAGATATTATTGGTTATGCAAAGATTAAAGAAGCAGTTGATAAAGCAGGATATAAATTAATAAAAGAGGAAGAAAAGGATTCTGGAAAATCAAAAATAGATGAAAGTAAATTACTTCTTATAAGATTTATAGTTTCTGCATGTTTTTCAATTCCACTTCTAATAATAACTATGGGACACATGGTTGGAATGCCACTTCCAAATATAATTGATCCTATGAATAACTCGTTAAATTTTGCAATTATACAGATAATTTTAACATTGCCAGTAATGATTATAGGTTATAAATTCTATAAAGTAGGACTAAAAAACTTATTTAAATTAAGTCCTAATATGGATTCTTTAATAGCAATAAGTACTCTTGCAGCATTTATTTATGGGATATTCGGTATATATAAAATAAAAGCTGGTGATTCTCACTATGCTATGCATTTATACTTTGAATCAGTAGCTGTAATATTGACACTGATTACTTTAGGAAAATACCTTGAATCAGTCTCAAAAGGAAAGACATCTCAAGCTATAAAGGCACTTATGGGATTAGCACCTAAAACAGCAACTATTATAAGAGATAATAAAGAAATGACAATTCCTATAGAAGAAGTTATCTCTGGTGATATAGTCATAGTAAAGCCTGGTGAAAAAATTCCAGTTGATGGTGAAGTTATTGAAGGTAACACTTCAATAGATGAATCAATGCTTACGGGTGAAAGTATTCCCGTTGAAAAGACTATAGGAAGCAGTGTTGTTGGTGCAAGTATTAATAAAACAGGATTTATTAAGTATAGAGCTACAAAGGTAGGGAAAGACACAGCACTATCTCAAATAGTTAAGCTTGTAGAAGAAGCACAAGGATCGAAAGCACCTATAGCTAAAATGGCAGATGTAATATCATCATATTTTGTTCCAACAGTAATAATACTTGCTGTGATAGCATCTATAGGATGGCTTATTGCAGGTGAAACGCCATTATTTGCAATTACAATATTTATAGCGGTTTTAGTAATAGCGTGTCCATGTGCATTAGGTCTTGCAACACCTACAGCAATAATGGTTGGAACAGGTAAGGGCGCTGAAAACGGAGTATTAATTAAAGGTGGAGAAGCCTTAGAAACAGCTCATCTTATAAATACAATTGTATTTGATAAGACTGGAACTATAACAGAAGGAAAACCAATAGTAACAGATATAATAAGCTCAGGAATATCTGAAGATGAACTTTTAGTTATTGCTGCAAGTGCAGAAAAAGGATCAGAGCATCCATTAGGTGAAGCAATTGTAAAATGTGCAGAAGAAAAGAAGCTTAATTTTAAAAATATAGATAAATTCAATGCTATTCCTGGTCATGGGATAGAAGTAAAAATAGATGATAAAGAAGTTTTACTTGGAAATAGAAAATTAATGGATGATAAAAAGATTAAATTTGAAAATATATCAAAATCAAATAATAGTGATTTATTTGAACAGGGAAATAATCTTGCTGAGCAAGGTAAAACACCAATGTATATAGCTATTAATAATAATCTTGTAGGTATTATAGCTGTTGCAGATATCGTTAAGCCAAGCAGCAAAAAGGCAATAGAATCACTTCATAATATGGGAATAAAGGTTGCCATGATTACTGGAGATAATAAGAAAACAGCAGAAGCTATCGCAAAACAAGTTGGAATTGATCTTGTACTTTCAGAAGTACTTCCAGAAGATAAGGCAAATGAAGTAAAAAAACTTCAAAAGGATAATTTAAAAGTAGCAATGGTTGGTGATGGAATAAATGATGCGCCAGCATTAGCTCAAGCAGATGTAGGAATTGCCATTGGTTCTGGAACAGATGTTGCAATTGAAAGTGCTGATATAGTTCTAATGAAAAGTGATTTAATGGATGTTACTACTGCTATAAAATTAAGCAGAGCAACAATTAAAAATATAAAGCAGAATTTATTCTGGGCATTTGGATATAATGTTCTTGGTATACCTGTAGCAATGGGAATTCTTCATATATTTGGAGGACCTCTTTTAAATCCTATGATTGCAGCAGCAGCTATGAGTTTAAGTTCAGTTTCAGTTCTTACAAATGCATTAAGACTTAGAAAATTTAATCCAGAGGTATAG
- a CDS encoding metal-sensing transcriptional repressor, with the protein MSEERKKAVQSLKTAKGQIEGIIKMIEDDRYCIDVANQLLAVQSLIKKADLMILQGHLRHCVKEACFNNNPEEKIEEFNKVLEKLLSK; encoded by the coding sequence ATGAGTGAAGAAAGAAAAAAAGCAGTTCAATCTTTAAAAACAGCTAAAGGACAAATTGAAGGAATAATAAAAATGATAGAAGATGATAGATACTGTATTGATGTTGCAAATCAGCTTTTAGCAGTACAGTCGCTTATAAAAAAAGCGGATTTAATGATACTTCAAGGACATCTTAGACATTGTGTAAAAGAGGCTTGCTTCAATAATAATCCTGAAGAAAAGATTGAAGAATTCAATAAAGTATTAGAAAAATTACTTTCAAAATAA
- a CDS encoding HD domain-containing phosphohydrolase encodes MNYDVFKAFVDEMQHPVWIMDRELKITYINDSYRNICGKTDKDILSMDCSEILSKSTYDMIRNKCNTVIENKDIVLINDFVDDKNLKIKLVPIMNTYDEVSAIGGMYIFENVNENIFNTEDNIKKLESLKNKYKELKKLTFTDIMTQVYNRNYYEKICKKIVNEDNFPIGLIMADANGLKLVNDTLGHSEGDKLLINIAQILKEACNSEDYVFRIGGDEFIILTPNSDENKCEKLMKDILDKCKKYEDIFINPSISLGFSIIDDNNFDINKALKEAEDKVYLQKLLQKNSLSSSILNSLMISMEEKSYETEEHSNRVVKYSIEIGKRVSLSMSAMDELILVAKLHDIGKIGIDEAILLKSGNLTDEEYEIAKSHTEKGYRIVKASNQLDSVAKGVLTHHERWDGNGYPLKLKGESIPLVARIVAVADAYDIMTTDTVYKKARTRDEAIGELKINAGHQFDPKIVEVFTNYLEKSKDVLKI; translated from the coding sequence ATGAACTATGATGTTTTTAAGGCATTTGTAGATGAAATGCAGCATCCAGTATGGATAATGGATCGTGAATTAAAAATTACATATATCAATGATTCCTATAGAAATATTTGTGGAAAAACAGATAAAGATATATTAAGTATGGATTGTTCTGAAATTTTGAGTAAAAGTACATACGATATGATTAGGAATAAGTGTAATACTGTAATTGAAAACAAAGATATAGTATTAATAAATGATTTTGTTGATGATAAAAATTTAAAAATAAAGCTTGTTCCAATAATGAATACTTATGATGAAGTATCTGCTATTGGAGGAATGTATATATTTGAAAATGTGAATGAAAATATATTTAACACTGAGGACAATATAAAAAAATTGGAATCTTTAAAAAATAAATATAAAGAATTAAAAAAATTAACATTTACAGATATAATGACACAAGTATATAACAGAAACTATTATGAAAAAATATGTAAAAAGATAGTTAATGAAGATAATTTTCCTATAGGTTTAATAATGGCGGACGCTAATGGATTAAAATTAGTAAATGATACATTAGGTCATTCAGAAGGGGATAAATTACTAATAAATATAGCTCAAATTTTAAAGGAAGCATGTAATTCTGAGGATTATGTTTTTAGAATAGGTGGAGATGAGTTTATAATTTTAACTCCTAATTCTGATGAGAATAAATGTGAAAAGTTAATGAAAGATATTTTGGATAAATGTAAAAAGTATGAGGATATATTTATTAATCCTAGTATTTCATTAGGATTTTCTATTATTGATGATAATAATTTTGATATTAACAAGGCTTTAAAGGAAGCTGAAGACAAGGTATATCTTCAGAAATTACTTCAGAAAAACAGTTTGAGTAGTTCCATATTAAATTCATTGATGATAAGTATGGAAGAAAAAAGTTATGAGACAGAAGAACATTCTAATAGAGTAGTTAAATATTCAATTGAAATAGGAAAACGTGTTTCTTTATCCATGTCAGCAATGGATGAACTTATTTTGGTGGCCAAGCTACATGATATTGGGAAGATAGGTATTGATGAAGCTATATTACTTAAGTCTGGGAATCTTACAGATGAAGAGTATGAAATAGCTAAGAGTCATACAGAAAAGGGATATAGAATCGTGAAAGCTTCCAATCAGCTAGACAGTGTGGCAAAGGGAGTTTTAACTCATCATGAAAGATGGGATGGAAATGGATATCCTTTAAAGCTAAAAGGAGAATCAATTCCACTTGTAGCAAGAATAGTGGCTGTAGCTGATGCATATGATATTATGACTACTGATACAGTTTATAAGAAGGCAAGAACAAGGGATGAGGCAATAGGCGAGTTGAAGATAAATGCAGGTCATCAATTCGATCCCAAAATAGTAGAAGTATTTACAAATTATTTAGAAAAGAGTAAGGATGTACTGAAAATATGA
- a CDS encoding LytR/AlgR family response regulator transcription factor, translating into MLIAVCDDQDLILNEEMFMIDDIINEHGYKAEVCGFKSGEELLYKVEKRNVFYDIYILDISIYDINGIEIAKRIRKLDKESIIVFVTGYDEYMIQAFDVQAFQYVLKPLSRDKMEVVLHKCFNYISDKKILYYFKQGKNLFSIPYKDIYYFESNKRKVRIVTKKEDYYYYDTLSGVESKLRRDVFVRTHVSYFVNMDYIRSFDGKCITLENEIQIPVSKKYVNSFNESFMKYLQKN; encoded by the coding sequence ATGTTAATAGCAGTTTGTGATGACCAAGATTTAATATTGAATGAAGAGATGTTCATGATAGATGATATTATAAATGAACATGGCTATAAAGCAGAGGTTTGTGGATTTAAAAGTGGAGAAGAGTTATTATATAAAGTAGAAAAAAGAAATGTATTTTATGATATATATATATTGGATATTTCAATATATGATATAAATGGAATAGAAATTGCAAAAAGAATTAGGAAATTAGATAAAGAGTCTATAATAGTATTTGTAACTGGTTATGATGAATATATGATTCAAGCATTTGATGTACAAGCATTTCAGTATGTTTTAAAGCCGTTAAGTAGAGACAAAATGGAGGTAGTTTTGCATAAATGTTTTAATTATATTTCTGATAAAAAAATTCTCTACTATTTTAAACAAGGAAAAAATTTATTTAGTATACCATATAAGGATATTTATTATTTTGAGAGCAATAAAAGAAAAGTTAGAATTGTAACTAAAAAAGAGGACTATTATTATTACGACACACTATCAGGTGTGGAATCAAAATTAAGAAGAGATGTATTTGTACGTACTCATGTATCGTATTTTGTAAATATGGATTACATAAGAAGCTTTGATGGTAAATGCATAACTTTAGAAAACGAAATTCAAATACCTGTTAGTAAAAAATATGTTAATTCATTTAATGAAAGTTTTATGAAGTATTTACAAAAAAACTGA
- a CDS encoding sensor histidine kinase, translating to MRDKKISILEKYHTKIVRVVIAIFIVGIATIPVNATARYFLINEYGKYELFMSLVAAFEISIFIYLFKVIIINNKLSIEKFQMTKKLMCISVIIDYFFIGFLKYDINIGYKSIYFAIVVALFLDIKMTIKTNVALSLMTIFIYTIESIVMNRPNILSIKLIIDSITILGLMTILTTLVYFAERILLEEEIKEMKYKEDYYNRIEKKQKEIKELRHNIKNEIIMLKSQVNNGNIKEANIIMDRIISKTQNDKLGIYTENVEINFMLNSKINHSKPYNINWVIDIKVPTNIRVDPSDMGIILGNLLDNSIEACSMIEEFERIINVNILYKKSAMTINIENSKSIYYNSEKTWKEDKENHGLGLKSVEKIVNKYSGILNYEDKINSYEVNAIMWNV from the coding sequence ATGAGAGATAAAAAAATAAGCATACTTGAAAAATATCATACAAAAATAGTAAGGGTAGTTATTGCAATTTTTATCGTAGGTATAGCTACAATTCCAGTCAATGCCACAGCAAGATATTTTTTAATAAATGAATATGGTAAATATGAGCTATTTATGTCTTTAGTAGCTGCATTTGAAATAAGTATATTTATATATTTATTTAAAGTTATAATCATTAATAATAAACTTAGCATAGAGAAGTTTCAGATGACTAAAAAATTAATGTGTATTTCTGTAATTATTGATTACTTTTTCATTGGATTTTTAAAGTATGACATAAATATTGGATATAAATCAATATATTTTGCAATTGTAGTCGCATTATTTCTTGATATAAAGATGACAATAAAAACTAATGTTGCATTATCATTAATGACAATTTTTATTTACACTATAGAATCAATAGTTATGAATAGACCCAATATATTAAGTATTAAGTTAATTATAGATTCTATTACAATACTAGGATTAATGACAATTTTGACTACATTGGTATACTTTGCTGAAAGAATTTTATTAGAAGAAGAAATTAAAGAAATGAAATATAAAGAAGATTACTATAATAGAATTGAGAAAAAACAAAAAGAAATTAAAGAACTGAGACATAATATTAAAAATGAAATTATAATGTTAAAAAGTCAGGTCAATAATGGAAATATAAAAGAAGCTAATATAATAATGGACAGAATCATTTCAAAAACACAAAATGATAAATTAGGTATTTACACAGAAAATGTTGAAATTAACTTTATGTTAAATTCTAAAATTAATCATAGTAAACCATATAATATAAACTGGGTTATAGATATAAAAGTGCCGACAAATATAAGGGTTGATCCATCTGATATGGGAATAATTTTAGGAAATTTATTGGATAATTCTATTGAAGCATGTAGCATGATTGAAGAATTTGAAAGAATTATTAATGTAAATATACTTTATAAGAAATCTGCTATGACAATAAATATTGAGAATTCAAAAAGTATTTATTACAATTCTGAAAAAACTTGGAAAGAAGATAAAGAAAATCATGGATTAGGGTTAAAAAGTGTTGAAAAAATTGTTAATAAATATAGTGGAATTTTAAATTATGAAGACAAAATTAATAGCTATGAAGTTAATGCTATTATGTGGAATGTTTAA
- a CDS encoding amidohydrolase, with the protein MINTNLLTILENLEEELIGLFHEFHRHPELSNEEFETTKKIKELLGQVDIEVLDLPLKTGLVAQVKGNPNGPVVAIRCDIDALPIIEETSLSYKSLSNGKMHACGHDFHTAVVLGAAYLVKKYQGSLIGTVKFIFQPGEESGDGAEKIISTGALDDVDAIFGIHNVSDFEVGVMGLKEGAMTAAVDRFEIKITGVGSHAAKPEKSIDPIIISTNIINALQTIVSRNISPTDKALLSVTHVESGNTWNVIPETAYIEGTVRTLDEHTRELIPERMKALVEGIAKSYGGNAELIWHSGSPATKNDEEWTNFASKLGRIMGYDVKRITMGLEGEDFAYYQKEIPGVFIVVGTGISEAHHHPEYTVDEKAIIKCSRYFARLAECALKKIVDKNYSSII; encoded by the coding sequence ATGATTAATACAAATCTACTTACAATATTAGAAAATCTTGAGGAAGAACTTATAGGCCTATTTCATGAATTTCATAGACACCCAGAGTTGTCTAATGAGGAATTTGAAACTACAAAGAAAATAAAAGAATTATTAGGACAAGTTGATATAGAGGTATTAGATTTACCATTAAAGACAGGTTTAGTTGCACAAGTAAAGGGAAATCCTAATGGACCAGTAGTTGCAATAAGATGTGATATTGATGCTCTTCCAATAATTGAAGAAACAAGCCTTTCGTATAAATCATTAAGTAATGGTAAAATGCATGCATGTGGACATGATTTTCACACGGCAGTTGTCCTTGGAGCAGCTTATCTTGTTAAAAAGTATCAAGGATCACTAATTGGAACTGTTAAATTTATATTTCAGCCAGGAGAAGAAAGTGGGGATGGTGCAGAAAAAATAATTTCAACAGGTGCTTTAGATGATGTTGATGCAATATTTGGAATCCATAATGTATCAGATTTTGAAGTGGGAGTAATGGGACTTAAAGAAGGTGCTATGACAGCAGCAGTAGATAGATTTGAGATTAAGATTACAGGCGTGGGAAGCCATGCTGCAAAGCCAGAAAAGTCAATAGATCCTATTATAATATCTACAAATATAATAAATGCGCTTCAGACTATTGTAAGCAGAAATATAAGTCCTACTGATAAAGCATTATTAAGTGTGACTCATGTTGAATCGGGTAATACATGGAATGTAATTCCTGAAACAGCATATATAGAAGGGACAGTCAGAACACTTGATGAACATACAAGAGAGCTAATTCCTGAAAGAATGAAAGCACTTGTTGAAGGAATAGCAAAGTCCTATGGAGGAAATGCTGAATTAATATGGCATTCAGGATCGCCAGCAACCAAGAATGATGAAGAGTGGACTAACTTTGCATCTAAGCTAGGTAGAATCATGGGATACGATGTTAAGAGAATCACAATGGGACTTGAAGGAGAAGATTTTGCTTACTATCAAAAGGAAATACCAGGAGTTTTTATTGTAGTTGGAACAGGTATATCAGAAGCACATCATCATCCAGAATATACTGTTGATGAAAAAGCAATAATAAAGTGTTCAAGATATTTTGCAAGGCTTGCTGAATGTGCATTGAAAAAAATAGTTGATAAAAATTATTCGTCAATAATTTAA
- a CDS encoding CPBP family intramembrane glutamic endopeptidase, which yields MAENLNENACYGKKFLKKDIKNTAGKCAVILLILSVLTYFLGSLIIRILKIRSSLLGSNSNTGMILGLSNDAYNFWVGYFPCIAADVVAIIACFFIFRKGINNYISFKKEVPSDFIVSGAFASIGVGIISSIIFLIYSIIINSHGIEIPSPDFSIPKETIYLILFFSYTCIIAPVFEEIIFRGYILNNMRKYGDFTAIIVTSIFFSMFHFNLVQLVNPILMGIILAFVAVKSESIVPSIIVHMFNNIMAMITTLISTTNSQNILLIWSSIYYICGVSALLYFLFKYGKELIDICKEKNEVLKVRNKIFYSFTNKWSLMYLVFYLFIILVTMVAKNS from the coding sequence ATGGCAGAAAATTTAAATGAAAATGCATGTTATGGAAAGAAATTTTTAAAAAAAGATATAAAAAATACAGCTGGAAAGTGTGCTGTAATATTGCTTATTTTATCTGTATTAACATATTTTCTTGGAAGTTTAATAATTAGAATATTAAAGATAAGATCATCGTTGTTAGGCAGTAATTCAAATACTGGAATGATTTTAGGACTTTCAAATGATGCATATAATTTCTGGGTTGGATATTTTCCTTGTATAGCAGCTGATGTAGTAGCAATTATAGCCTGCTTTTTTATATTTAGAAAGGGAATAAATAATTATATATCCTTTAAAAAAGAGGTGCCATCAGATTTTATTGTATCAGGAGCCTTTGCATCAATCGGAGTTGGAATAATATCAAGTATTATATTTTTAATATATTCTATTATTATAAATTCTCATGGAATTGAAATACCATCACCAGATTTTAGTATTCCAAAAGAGACTATTTATCTTATCTTATTTTTTTCATATACATGTATTATTGCACCAGTGTTTGAAGAGATAATTTTTAGGGGATATATTTTAAATAATATGAGGAAGTATGGGGATTTTACTGCAATAATAGTAACTTCAATATTTTTCTCAATGTTTCACTTTAATCTTGTACAGCTTGTAAACCCAATTCTAATGGGAATAATACTAGCATTTGTTGCAGTTAAAAGTGAATCAATTGTTCCATCTATAATTGTTCATATGTTTAATAATATTATGGCTATGATTACAACATTAATTTCAACTACTAACTCGCAAAATATTCTTTTAATATGGAGCAGTATTTATTACATATGTGGAGTTTCAGCACTTTTATATTTTTTATTTAAGTATGGAAAAGAGCTGATTGACATATGTAAGGAAAAGAATGAAGTTTTAAAAGTAAGAAATAAGATTTTTTATTCATTTACTAACAAATGGTCATTAATGTATTTAGTGTTTTATTTATTTATTATATTAGTAACAATGGTAGCTAAGAATTCTTAA
- a CDS encoding DUF554 domain-containing protein, which produces MIGTIVNTGTIITGTVAGCLVKKGIKEEYQGALFNAMGFAATALGINSIVSHMSESSYPVLFIISLAVGSLIGSIINIDEKFQNMIGKYSKSNLGQGLSTAVLLYCIGTLSILGPVMSAIYGDNTYLFTNATLDFVTSIIFASTYGIGMLFAAPILFIWQGSIFLIAHFLSGSFFSDALITELSIIGGVLIASSGISILKIKECKTLNMLPALLVPIIFFILKSVFGF; this is translated from the coding sequence ATGATTGGAACAATTGTAAACACAGGAACAATTATTACGGGAACTGTTGCTGGATGTTTAGTAAAGAAAGGAATTAAAGAGGAATATCAAGGAGCGCTTTTTAATGCTATGGGATTTGCAGCTACTGCTTTAGGAATTAATTCTATTGTGAGCCATATGTCTGAAAGCAGTTATCCTGTATTGTTTATAATAAGTCTTGCTGTTGGGAGTTTGATAGGTTCTATAATCAATATTGATGAAAAATTTCAAAATATGATTGGAAAATATTCGAAATCAAACCTTGGACAAGGACTTTCAACAGCAGTATTACTTTACTGTATAGGTACTCTTTCTATATTAGGTCCAGTAATGAGTGCTATTTATGGTGATAATACATATTTATTTACTAATGCTACTTTGGATTTTGTTACATCAATTATATTTGCATCTACATATGGTATAGGAATGTTATTTGCTGCTCCTATTTTGTTTATATGGCAGGGAAGTATTTTTCTAATAGCCCATTTTTTATCGGGTTCTTTCTTTTCAGATGCTTTGATTACAGAACTTTCTATTATTGGTGGTGTTTTAATAGCAAGTTCGGGAATAAGTATTTTAAAAATAAAAGAGTGTAAGACATTAAATATGCTTCCGGCATTATTAGTCCCTATTATATTTTTTATATTAAAGAGTGTTTTTGGATTTTAA